Below is a genomic region from Ziziphus jujuba cultivar Dongzao chromosome 7, ASM3175591v1.
ATATATGCAATAAAAACTTGAAAGGTCATTTCCCAGAGTACAATCACCAATTGCTTGTAGTTATAAATGTGTAGTAAGCAACTTCGGTGGCAATGGATCTTCCAGTAATGAAAGAAATCCATaactttgaaaaatataaagtaaataccaaaagtacccaaaaaaacaaaaaacataaaaagaaaaaaaaaagaaaaaagaaaaaaagaagaagaagaagaagaagaggaagcaaATGAGAGCACAGCTAGTAGATTCTTTAGTTACTTACCATAAATTCAAAAGGCCAAAACCATGCAAAGTCCACATTAAATATGCAATGAATAGAATCTTTAACTTGATATGGTAACATGCTAAggtcaactttttcttttttacttttttttcccaagTTCATTTTACAACTATTGTTTACTTAacgggattttttttttttttgtaatattactttttttttctttttgaaaatagtAATATTACTTACTGAGGGGACGTGTGTATACGcttgttttttactttatatttccttttttcttcttttcttatttattatatttggataaatgttacaaaatctcataatattcctaATTTACTTAACtctcaaaaataacaaaagcgATCCACATTAATCTTTTTGTAAaatgggaattttttttattttttattttttgcaattttgctGCAAATACATTTCAGATAAGAGACTTAAATTTTCTAGGacttaaaaattttgatgagaCTAGTTATTCATAGAATATcgccatataatatatattattctgaACAGATAATaccataaatattaattgagaattatatataattttgaacaaaaatGTTTAGCGGATTATACGCtcgaaataataaaattaatcactcgaaataataaaactaatcaCAGGTCCTACCCCAATTAACGTACAAGATACTCACAAGTCCccacttttatatatttgttcagagaaatacttttgtttttaacttttgggaaatgaaaaacaaatagctggattttccaaaaaaagaaaaagaaaaacaagtagCTGAAGAGTGGGGGCCACAACCCCAAACTAGGGTGCAGAGTTAGAGACCGTAACGGAAGaggaaataaaaaaggaaaagatgtGTCGAAAGAAAACGGTACTGTCGTTTCCGTTACGTTTGTTCAGTTTTTATGATCCCTATCCATGACGCCACCCCACCATCACCGACAACTTTTTCCAAGTAGTAAATTGTATATTTAAGATATTATCTGAGTAATATTTTccattctaatttatttttttgtctctatcaaaaatattatatttttccccTTCTGTCATTTATTTTTGCATAATAGCAAATCTAATTTCTTTCCCACATATCAAAATTACCATTCCTATAAACTAtcctttaaaaattgaaagtgatgaataataaatataatatgacaTTGTTAAtcacaatataaataaaatttcaggaAATTATCCCTTAAATAAATTGAagccataaaaaatatatatacggccaacattttaattttttattttcttaaagatCAGCAGTATTATTCTGCTTTAAATCACGATTACTATCTAACTTTTTCCTAATATCGCAATCTGGActgattttaaataaatatcaattttgaaataCAAAAACCATGGTAtaattttctagacaaaaatttgtaattttttttttttgttggaaagATGATAATTATATACGaatgagagaaaaagaaaaacgacTCAGAAAGGCACGTGTTGGAGGCAGAGGTTGGGGTGGGTGGTGGAGACGATAGTGGGACATGTGTAGAGAGTGTAAAGCCAACATTTTGCGGAAGAGGAAGTGTACCAGACCGTACGGTGCGCCACttctcttttataattttaaagtaCGTTCCCCCTTCGTTTGCATGCCTTTgcttttttttgattttttgattgattgattgatGGATGGATGGATATCAGACGTCCTATCTTTTTTATGGGTCCCTCTTTGAGGCTTGCATGAGATCACTAAATATTAACTAAAAGGCTTTTCCTGCCACCCTGGAAATTTCCTCCACGTCAGcaaacaaatattataatttctaCAAATGAAACTACAAATTCATCTGGTTAAAAAAATGCTCAAATGAATTGTACTTGATCTGTGGATAAAGTATTTTGAAAGCCAGTTAATATTTGCCTACCATGgagaataaaatttaaataagaattatctttttttttttttttttatcttttatttattttaatttcagtGCCATGAGGGATTGGAAATTTTTTACTCTAGAGTATGCTGTGAGAGATTGCTAGGTTTTGGCATAGGTGGGAGAGACCTCGAATCACGTGACATTACAGCGAAATTGTTGATCCCAAAGTATCAGCGAAGCACGTGCACAGTCATGTGCACATTAATCTTTTTGGTGGATTAAAAATGTGGATGATTGCTGGATTGGATTACtcccttatttttttatttgggttcGGAAATAGAGAGGCAATTTGATTCCCCTTTAAATCTAATACATCTAATATCTGCTGATATGCTTAAGCACCACCAACATAAGTagattatatctatatatgcgTGTCAGCATAGGAGAATACGTGACTGAAATTTCTGGACCATTTCCTTTAACATAATTTTGACATATAAATTCTTAATTTGATTGTAATAACTTGGATAACAATAAtccttgatgataatttttatatccCATTGGAaacaaatttgatattaaaatttgttttctaatttatcaattgtaacggtatttttcaaaaacaattcaaagacaaaactacatttttttttctctaaaaacaataattatgaaTCAAATCTATATaccttcatatatatttaaaaaaaaaatatatcctcAGCTATAACAAATCACTTCCATAATGAATACCTCCAATTAATGTAAACTTCCAAATATCATGATACaaccaaatatgtatataattttacgCTGCAACCTCTCCTACCTTCCTATAAAGTCCGAAATAGCATTATCTTGGAAAAAGATCAACCCTCAAaacaacattttgttttttaaaaaaaaaagtcaaggtCCAAATTGTTTAATTACCAATGTTTCcctggaaaaaataaaaatggtcaaAGCAATGAATCAGTTGCATTCCACCGACTCTGAATTAGGAGAATCGTTGCATGAAAACCACGGGAGTATATTAAATGGGCTGTGTCGGTGGATATGGGCCGTGGGCCCAACTGGCACGAGAAGATGAGTACTTGTCGTACCGTTGGCACATGCACTTCGTTGGAGATGGGAGACACCTTTAAAACCAGACTAAACCATGCATCCGAATGGACTTACATCTTTATACGTGTTGCCATTCTATTGGTTGCACTGCTTCCTtttgaattaatatttgttattactgTCTCCAAATTCACCAAAATTTCGAGCTCAAATTCCCAGTGGAATCCTTAATGAAAACATGCTCATCGggaatcaattttagtttaagCTGATtgagacaaatttttttttttttttttttttaaattataagctATTAGCTTTATGGGCATCTATTACACTTCTTAACCATCGAATTGTTTTTTGGTCAATAACCATTGATATTGTTGATTAAAACATGATAAATTCTTTCAAGAGGGggaaaattatataaacataacAATGGCAAGACGCAAGGTGAAATTCTCTAAATAGAAAAAAGTCACCATCTTATTAAGCCTTTTTCTTGGTAATAATCTTATTAAGCGTTTTAATGGAAAGAGATAATATACCATGTTCCagatatatgaaattttatttatttatttatttttgtttggcaTATGAATTGCAATTCCCTAGCAGAAGATATTATCACCATGAGTGAATGTTTATAGAGTGCAATTAACAAAATCTATACCCAaaacttaaatcatattaaaatgggtaaaaacaataattagcacattgttttttgttcagagggagggaaaaatataattgttggtTTAAAAAATCCGAACCCTTAatgcatattttatatatggtaCTCCTATGGATAGGATTTAAATTAGTTTTGACTCATGATTCCATGGATGTATTACAGtattattctcattattattatttgtaacatATGATTCCATGGATGTATTACAGTATTATTCtcacctattattattatacatgtAACAGACGCCACCCCATAACCTTACCGGGAATCAAGCAGTATATAgcatttcttattatttttattatttcaagcaGGAATATACTGTTATATTTTAATCCAGCTATATAACAAATTCTAATTATCGGATTAATTAAAAAGCtgtgtaattattatttacattaTCATCAAATCGGGGTGAGAGACCACGTGAGCCCGTACAATTATATGAGAGGCAAGGCACGTGTACTAATGCGAAACTCACATGCCTTTAAGAGTTTATAAAAGATCACAATCATGATCCCTTCATCGTGAAGCCATAAACgtctcttattttatttcacaAGCGCTGGTCCAGCCCTGCATTTTATTGAGTATAAATTTCACTCATTTGGCAGAGCCGGATAAAACAAATTAGGTCAATATTATTCCacaatttgtttccatttttaataGATAAACCCATTTATACTTCAAGAATACATATTAATATGCCGCAatacaaaaaactataaaattgaagaaaaaagatCGCTATCCCGAGTTACAGAAAACAAACATGTCTATTTGAGTGTTACAGGGGAAGTCCCATAAGCAAATAATTCAAGTTCTTTTCAATTCCACAACCATTCCCACTCTCCTAATTGCAAAACCATACAGTTCTAAAGAAGTGAACAATAACTTCAGTTTGCTAACATTGAGTAAGCCGTTTTTTATGTTTCCAAAATCATACAGCAAAACTCAACCATAAGACCTCCCTCTCGTGCACCCACAATTCCCACCCTATActaggaaagaaaaacaaagggtTAAAATTCAGTTACAACCCTACTCCTCTCCCTGGCTTTCATCTTTGACAAGCTTGATCATGTCATCAATTCGAAGAATTGTTATAGCGGCTTCAGTTGCAAACTGTTtcacagaaaaagaaaactattcAGAAACAACGTTACAAATAGAATACCATATAAGGATAAATGCAGCTGCATAAACAATTTCTACCTGAATTATCTTCACTTTGCTCATTGCAGGCTCAATGACTCCTGCTTCTAAGTTGTTACGGACGGTTCCCTTCACAAGGTCCAATCCCATGCTGAAAAAAGATTTTAGAGGAAGCCAGATAATTCAGTTACAGAATAAATAATGACTTCAGTGCAAGAAAATCCGTGTCCAAACAAACATCCCTGTCCCTAAGGGGTAAAAGCCAATGTTTCGGACGATGACCCAAGTTCAAATCCTTCCACCCccaatatacacacacacacacacacacacacacacacacacacacatatataaatccCTGATATCATATAAAATCACCTAGCAGTTCCCCCAAGATTGCCActcaagattttttatttaataaataaaaaaatcaacaattaataaaagagAATACCTAGATAAATGCTTCTTATCAGCCTTCATTTGTGCTGTGTGGTGGTATGCCCTCAATTTTGCAACCAGCTCAGTTGCATCCTTAGCTGCATTGACAGCTAGCACCTGCACCATAAAGAGTTCCAGTGATGTGCATATGATATTTCTTAAATCAGAATTAAGGGATGCATTTCGACTTCTACGAAAATTGAACCTTTGGTATTATTAACAATGATTCAGCGAACTCAGCAATTGCCAACTGCTCACGGGATCCTAAAGTTGTAGCAAGGTATTCCAAATACACAGATAATGCTGACTCAACTGCACCTCCACCTGCAACCACCTGTGCATCAAAGtaacatataacatatataggTCAAGATACAATCAAATGGTCTCTACTCTGAACAAAGATGAAGTTAGGCAGCATTCAGCTAAAGAAGCAAATAAAGTTATCTTCTGTCTCCAATACAGAGATTTGATTTTCATCTGTAGTACATCAAagacaacattaaatgtggagggggagaattggcAGAGAAATCACCAAAAAGCTtaacatatatttatgtaaatgaAAAACTAAATTATTCCTTAATGTAAAGGCTGGTTCAGAAACTTATTATCATGCATCAGAACAAAGTAATTAGCAAGTACAAGATTTACCGTGTTTGATTCTAGGGTCCTCTTCACAATAGATAAAGCATCATGTAAAGCTCTGTCCATCTCATCAAGCATAAAATCATTTGCACCTCTCAGGATCAAGGAAACCTAGAAAATAATGTGTCAAGCAAAATCGTCCATCCTTACAATTTAACTTAGTAAAAAGTAATTACAAAACCATTAAAactgacacacacacacacacatatatatatatatatatatatttaggatgTATAATCATCTTGTGTCAGTCAATACAGTAATACTTATcaagataaattaataatgctGAAACATAGAAAACAGAGGTTCATTGTGCttgaaaagaaaagcaaaaagaaaaagcttttcGATTTTAATGTCATGCTTATCGATATAGATAATTCAAACGGATCTGATGCAAACTGAACTCAAAAGTTGACTAGTGAGCGCATGCATCAAATTCAACTATATCACTTACAGCGCTTGTATTTTTGGTCCCTTTAATCATAACAACATCATCATCTGCAATGCGTTCTTCCACAACTTCATCTGCAACTCCAAGAAATGATGATTCAAATGTCTCCTCCCCTTCCATATCAGCAAAAGTTGAAACCTGCAACATCAGTAGAATAAAAATGTTACAGAATACAATAACATAAGACAGGTTATTGTAACATCAATGAAGATTGATGAAAAAACTAcgataatagaaaataatggacatattttataaatgatCTACAACCAGTGAGGCAACCATGCACTTAAATTGCTTAAATGGACAAGCAGACCATTCACAATTTTCATAAGCAAATTAAGATTGCAGAACAATATAAATTATGAAGAAACAGACAAGAAATTACCATAGTTGCACCAGTAGCCTTGGCAACATGTCGCATATCCTCTTTCCGGACTCGCCTTACAGCGATAGCCCCAGCCCCAACAAAGTACTGAAATaacagtaaagaaaaagaaatgacaaATAAATCATACTTGTAAGTAAGAACTAAAAAAGAAATGACaaataaaacatacttgtaagtAAGAACTAAAAAAGAGATGACAAATAAATCATAGTTGTAAGTAAGAACTAAATCATATCAAACAAATCTAACTAAGCAACAATGATAAATAAGCATACACGACCAAGAGTCAAAGTAACTATCTGAGGAAAAAAATGCAACTATACGGTCAAATTGTTGAATCCATTCAAGTTTGAGGATAATAATTAGTCGACCACTGGAAAATAAATACTAGGTATTGCTAAAGCAGATGATTAAATGAATCGCCCAAAAAGCTTGCCTTTAATGCCATGTCATCAATCCCTTTTGTAGTCAGAATAACATTGGCTCCAGCTTTTAGAATTTTCTCTATGCGTTCTTTTGTCATATCAGCTTCCCTGTTATGTTAGGACAAACAATTAGAGAATTCAAATAGTGACTAATTGTCCATAACAAGAATCACAAAGCATGGCAGATAACTTAGTTGCTCTTTACATGATATTAAAATCCTCACCTCAACCTTAAAAACTATAGCACAATCACTAAACTAtaataaaatcattttgtaaaggcagttacaatttattttatcatcatATTATTTTGCAGTTTTATTTGAGTCTCTGATCCACACACAAGCATCTGGTTTAGAAAAATTCTTTGGCAGCAAATGCAACAGTACATGATATAGACAACAATATCACTCATTCTACCTATGCTCTCAATATAAACAAACTCAAGAAACCTTAGCTACTTTCAAGTCCCTGGCCAGGCTTCTACTAATACTAGGAAAACAGACTAGACAACAGAatgcagaaaaataaacaggTCATATTATAATGGGTTGACAGCAGGAAAAGTACTGTACAAACATTTAGGAGATCGAAAAGTCTGTTGACAACCACAGTAT
It encodes:
- the LOC107424224 gene encoding T-complex protein 1 subunit alpha produces the protein MAFSVSTPDILGERQYGQDVRTQNVVACQSVANIVKTSLGPVGLDKMLVDDIGDVTITNDGATILKMLEVEHPAAKVLVELAELQDREVGDGTTSVVIVAAELLKRANDLVRNKIHPTSIISGYRLAMREACKYVEEKLAVKVEKLGKDSLVNCAKTSMSSKLIAGDSDFFANLVVDAVQAVKMTNARGEIRYPIKGINILKAHGKSARESYLLNGYALNTGRAAQGMPVRVAPARIACLDFNLQKTKMQMGVQVLVSDPRELEKIRQREADMTKERIEKILKAGANVILTTKGIDDMALKYFVGAGAIAVRRVRKEDMRHVAKATGATMVSTFADMEGEETFESSFLGVADEVVEERIADDDVVMIKGTKNTSAVSLILRGANDFMLDEMDRALHDALSIVKRTLESNTVVAGGGAVESALSVYLEYLATTLGSREQLAIAEFAESLLIIPKVLAVNAAKDATELVAKLRAYHHTAQMKADKKHLSSMGLDLVKGTVRNNLEAGVIEPAMSKVKIIQFATEAAITILRIDDMIKLVKDESQGEE